The genomic stretch GAGCTTCAAATATGCATTCTCAGCTCTTAACCTTTCCATTTCTTCTTCTAATGTTTCCTTCTTTGGCCTACCCCTTTTTAGTTCAACTGTTCCATGAGTAAGATAGTTGTTAATCCACAAACGAACTCTGTTTTGATCAATGCCTAAAAGAGATGCAATGGTTCGTTTTGGAAGTTGCTCTTCAAAGTAAAGTCTAATGACTTCTTCTTTTAGTTTAGAAGAATACTTCTTAAATTTCTGTCCTTTCTTTGCCAAAGAAAAACACCCCCTCGTTGGTTTTATTTTACCACTTCGGGGGTGCTTTTTTTTATTGTTTCTTTTTTGGGGTTCAGTGCATTAGTGGGGATGTTATTTAAAATAATGTAGGTTGATCGGTTTCATCTATTTAATCAGTTTGTGATTTTGAGTTGTATCCCATAACGGTATTTAAAGCCAAGTTATAAGGTTTTTCATTGATAATACGTTTGCAACATAGAACCTGTGTCTCTATTTGTTTTTTATTATCTCTTGGGCTTTGCTTTTAAGGTTGTAAGTTTTTGTTTAAATGGAGATATGCTTTAAGCATCAAATTAATTGTTGTGATAAATTTTTGGGAATTTTTGAGTATAGATAAAGAAATATGTTAAAATTATACTGAAAGAAAATTACTATGAGGTGGTGAAATTATCAAAAATAATTTCAAAAGAATTGTTATTGAAAATTTTAGAAAATTTAAATTCTTGGTTTTAGAAGACTTATCAAATATAAACATATTTTTTGGAGATAACAACTCTGGAAAGACAACAATTCTAGAAGCCTTGTTTTTGCATTCATCGGGACTTAATATAGGAGCTTTTATTAATGTCGTCTTTCCTGCCAGACAAAAAAACATATTTACTAGTAATTATGAATTTGGCGAAGATTTATTAAACCTTTTTTATAATGGATTTGATTCTAGTGGAGATTTGAAGATTAATATTATATCAATAGATGAGAATGATTCAGAAAATAAGACGGAAATAAAGTTTTTTCCTTCTACTTTTTTGTCGCAGTTAATGGTTGATAATGTTTCTACAAATTATGAAGTAACAGATTTTGTAAATGAAAGTAATAAGATGAAAGAGAATGTAGAACAAGGCTCTTTAGTGTTTTTAGGTAAGATGGAAGTAACAATGAATAATGAAAAAAAATTATACGAATTAACGCTCCCATTGAAAATCGAAAGCTCAAAATATTTAAAATTGGCGGTCTATCATGATATTTTGTCACATCGAAATCCTTCAATTGAAAAAATATTGTATGGTGATCTTAAAAGAAAGGATAAATTAAATGAAACTGTTCAAGAATTACAAAAAGTATTTCCTGAAATAACAGGAATAGATAATATTCCATATCCTGATGGTTCACCTAAAATATATGTACAAACAAAAAATTCAAAATTGCCATTTTCGCTTTTTGGAGATGGTTTTAGAAGATTTTTTTATTTAATTGGAAATATGGAGATGTACAGAAATTCTGTTCATCTGATTGAGGAGATTGACGCTACTTTTCATCCTTCTTCAGTTCCAACTTTGGCAAGATTACTAATTAATTACAGTTTAAATTATTACGAACAAATGTTTTTAACTTCTCATAATCAAGAATTTCTTGAGATATTTTTAAATGCATTTGAAGATAGAAAGGAAATTTTGGAAAATAATATTAGGGTATTTACGTTAAAAGAACTCAATGGGAAACAAAAATTACTAAAATTAAACGGCTTTGATGCTCTTAAATATATCAAAAAATTCAATATGGAGTTGAGATAATGAACGTTCTAGTTGTTTGCGAAGGAAATACCGATGCTACACTATTGGGTTTTTATTTAGAGAGAAAAAGAGATGTTGAATTTAAACCCAAATCTAAGAAAAGTTTCTTTAATATAAATTTAGACTCATATCAAAAGCAAATAAATTTGGCAACTAATGATGTAAGTATAGAGATAATTTCAGTAGGTGGTAAGGCGAAAATCAAAAAGTTTTTAGAAGAAGTAAAGGAATATTTGATAAACATTAGAAATGAAAATGGATTAATCGATAAACTTGTAGTAATTGTTGATAGAGATGATGATACTGAAGAAAGTATAAGAAATCTTCTTGGACCTTTTAGAACTCAAAAAGTTAATCAATGGGAAGAAATATCTTTAAATAATGTTTTATTTGGTGAATTGAAAATAAAAACACTTTTACTTTGCGTGCCTCCTGATAAACCAGGTGCTCTGGAAAGATTTCTAATTGATTCTTTGAAAAAAATGAAAGTTGTGTAGTTGAAAGCATTGAAGAAAATATTAATAATTTGAATATTTTTTGTGGGTTATCATTAAATGAAAGAAAGAAAGATAAAGTTAAACTTGGCTGTATTTTATCTGCTCTTTCTCCAGATTGGAGTCTTGAAAGACTAACCACTAAATTAAAACAAATTGATTGGTCAGAAGTTGACGAGTTTAATGATTTATATAAAATGATATTAGAGTGAAATTTTAATATTAAAGAAAAATCTCCACCATATGGTGGAGATTTGTTTTGCTTAATTATTTAGAACAAAGTTGGTTGATCGGTTTCAGGAAGATGGTCTAAAATATGTAATTTTTTCATTGTTTCTATGTGAGCTTTACTTAATTTTGTCCTTTTTTTAAGGTCTTCTATTGAAGTGAATTTCTTTTCTTTCCTTGCTTCAACAATGGAAAAAGCAACGTTTTCACCAACACCAGGTATTTTGTTAAGAGGAATCCTGAGTCTTCCTTCTTCAATTAAGAATCTTCTGTAATCACTCTTTAAAATATCCGGTGGTAAGAAATGTATCCCCCTGAGATACATTTCAAGAGTTGCTTCAAGTACTTTTTCTTCTCCCCTTTCTTTAATATCTTTTTTCATGTTAACTGATAGTTCCATTATTCTTTTCTTTATAAATTTTGGTCCTTTCAAAATTATATCTAATGGGAATTCCCCCCCTTTTATAGAGAAAAAAGCTGCATAATATGCAAGGGGATGGTGTACTTTAAAGTATGCAATTCTAAATGCCATACTTACATATGCAACAGCGTGTGCTTTGGGAAATAGATATTTTATCTTTTTACAAGATTGGATAAACCATTCTGGTATTTTCTTTTCTTTCATAATTTGTTCGTCATCTTCAGATAATCCTTTACCTTTCCTTACCTTTTCCATAATTTTAAAGGCAGTTGATTCTTCAACACCGTGTTGAATGAGGAAGTTCATAATGTCATCACGACAGGAAATAACCTCCGAAAGAGTTGCTCTTCCAGACCTAATTATTTCCTGTGCGTTGTTTAGCCAAACATCCGTTCCATGGGAAAGTCCTGAGATTCGAACAAGTTCGGCAAATGTTTTTGGTCTTGTTTCTTTCAGCATTTCTTGAACAAAATTTGTGCCAAATTCTGGGATACCTATTGTTCCAACATCTGTACCAAGGTCCGATGCTTTTATTTTTAAAGGTCTAAGAGATGAAAACAAAGCAAGTGTTTCTTTATCATCCATGGGTACTGTAGTTGGATCAATTCCACTGTATTCATACAACAATTTCAACATAGTGGGGTCATCGTGACCTAGCGCATCAAGTTTTACAAGGTCATCGTGTATAGATTCGTATGCAAAGTGTGTTGTACACATATCAGAGTCTTTCTTGTTAGCTGGGAATTGTATTGGCGTAAAATCGTACACCGTCATATCTTTTGGAACGATCATTAGACCACCTGGGTGTTGTCCGGTGGTTCTTTTTACACCAGTTACCATACTGGCTAGTCTTTGTTTTTCAGCGTTATTTAATTTTTCATTTTTTACTTCCATATAACTTTTGACATACCCAATTGCACTTCTATTTGCAATTGTACTTATTGTTCCAGCTCTATACACATGGTCTTTTCCAAAGAGTTCTACAATATAGCTATGTGCTCTATCTTGGTATTCGCCTGAGAAATTTAAATCGATATCGGGCACTTTATCCCCTTTAAAACCCATAAATGTTTCAAATGGAATATCCTGCCCCGTTTTGATTAATTTTGTTCCGCATTTTGGGCATATTTTGTCAGCTAAATCATATCCTGAACCAACTTCTTCAGAAAATTCCACATATTTACAATGTGGACATAGGTAATGAGGTGGTAATGGGTTAACCTCAGTTATACCCATAAGGTAGGCGACAAATGATGAACCAACAGAACCACGTGAGCCAACTACGTATCCATCTTCATTTGCTTTTTTAACTATAAGGTGAGCTATTTCGTACAACACAGAATAACCATTTTCAATTATACTTTTAAGTTCTTTCTCAAGCCTCGTTTGAATTAGTTCTGGTAGAGGATCGCCGTATAGTTCTTTTGCCTTTGTAATTGAAAGGTTTTTAACTTTTTCATCTGAACCTTCAATTACAGGTGGATGAAGTTTCTTTTTAACTGGTACAACTTCTTCTATCATCTCTGCAACTTTGTTTGGCCCATCTATTACAATTTCTCTTGCAATTTTCTCATCTTCAAATATTTCCATAGCTGCAGTAAGCATTTCATCAGTTGTTCTAAGATAATATCTTGCATTTTTGTCTCTTAAATCTTCATCATTTGGATTACTATTTTCCTTTGGTGCAAGAAGCACATGTCTTGCTTTTATATCTTCTGGCTCGATAAAGTGTGCGTTGCTCACCATTACAACTGGAAGATTTAGTTTTTTGGCAAGGGTATATAACCTTTTAAATATTTCTTTCGCTTGTTCTTTTTCAACAGTTGAAATAGTATCGAGGGGAAATATTTCAACGTAATCATAATCTTTTAAAAGTTCAATAATCTCCTCATCTGTTGCTGCCCCCGTTAGCATATTAAATATTTCACCATTTTCACAACCGGTACCAAAAAGAAGTCCATCTTTGTATGTTTTTAAAATACTTTTTGGAACAAATGGAACATATTTAAAGTATTTTATGTGGGCATCCGATACTAGTTTGTATAGGTTCTTTAGACCATCTTTGTTTTTAACAAGGATGGTTAAATGATTAAATACTCTTTTTGTTCTTATACTTGATGCGGAAATTTTTGATTTTAAATTATTTATCTGTGTAAGAGTTCTAATTCCTTGTTTTTTAACAATGTTAATCAATTTATCAAACACTTCTGCAGTTACGGCAGCATCTTCGTATGCCCTATGGTGTTCAAATGGACCAACTCCAAAGTATTCCACCAATTTACTAAGTCCATATGATTTTATTTTGTGCTTTAGTACTGCTTTTGAAAGTTTAAGGGTATCAATGTATGTAAAATCAAATTCTTTACCATACAGTTTTCTTGTAATTTCTCTTATAAAGCCAAAATCAAAGTCTGCATTATGTGCAACAAGAACTGTATCTTTTATAAATTCAAAAAATTCAGGAAGAACTTCCTCAATTTTTCTAGCATTTTCAACCATATCATCTGTTATACCTGTAAGGTTCTGAGTAAATGTATTTATACTTTTTGTTGGTTTTACAAAAGATTGATATGTATCAATTACTTTTCCTTTCTTTACTTTTACAGCACCAATTTCGATTATTTCATCAAATTTTGCGTTTGTTCCCGTTGTTTCAAGGTCAAAAACTGTATATGTTACATCGTCTATGTTTTTATCATCAAAGATATTTTTTACTATGTCTCCCTCTTCACTTAAAAAATACATTTCGGTTCCAAAAATGGGTTTTATTCCATTTGAAGTAGCTTCTTGATATAGATACGGTATAGCTTGGACATTTCCGTGATCCGTTATTGCTACAGCTTTCCATCCCCATTCTTTTGCCTTTTTCACGTATTCTTTTATATCGATTATGGCGTCTAAATCGCTCATTTTTGAATGAGCGTGAAGCTCTATTCTTTTTTCTTCTGCTTCATCGTTTCTTTCAAGTGGTTCTGGGTCTTCAAAGATGTCTTTTACTGCGAAATAAAACTCTCCATTTTTATCAACCGCCATGGAACCTTTGAAGTAATACCATTTACCAAGTTCTATTTTGTCTGTATATTCTCCTACATTTTCAAATACTTTACATGTGATGGAATCTTTTCTATCAGTAACGTAAATTGTAAGTATCTGTTTTCCATATTCAGATACTTCAAATTCGAATACTTTTCCCCTGAGAAGAGTATTTTTTGCACTGAGGTTGATGTTGGAAGGGAAATAGTACTTACTGTTGTTTTTCATCTTTTTCAATGGGTTTTTCTCGTTGGAATTTAATGTGATTTTTGGAGTATTTATAAGTTCATCTTCAATTAGCTCAAATTCAACTTTCTTGTTTGTGATTTTTTCAACGTACTTTATCTTTTTTTCAATCTTTTTAGCAGCAAATTCACTGAATGTTTTGACAATGATGGTGTCATTTAAGATTTCAATATCTTTAACGTACGGTGCATTACCGTTGAAGATATTTAAAATATCTTCTTTTTCAATGTTTTTGGAGGTAAATTCTATGCGTACATTAACTCCAAAGAACATTTTTAGTTTTTCTTCAAGTAATTTTATAACCGGGTCATTAGAGACTGTTGATATGTAAAAGATGAGAAATTTGTTTTCAGAATCGTATATTATTTCATTTATTTCACCTGGAAGGTCTATGTTGAAATAATCTGAAATTTTGGAGATTGGAAAGTTTAAGTTTGAAAACTTATACTTCATTTATTTTCCCCCTTAATATGCTTTTTCTACGGCATAGCACCAGGCTACAGCAAGGGCATCAGCAGCATCATCTGGTTTTGGTACTTCATCAAGTGCAAGGAGTATTTTCATCATTTTCTGTACTTGTTTTTTATCTGCCCTTCCATATCCTGTTACGTTGTTTTTTACCTGGTACGGAGTAAATTCTTTAAGTGGTATATTTTTTTGAGATATTGCAAGAAGAATAACTCCCCTTGCTTCTCCGACGTGGATTGCAGTTTTTGAGTTATTGTAGAAAAAAAGACTTTCAATAGCACAAACATCTGGGGAATATTTGTCAATAAGTTTTACAAATTCAGTATATATATATCCCAACCTATCGGGCATTTCAATATCTTTTGTTGTTGTAATTACCCCATGTGTAATGTGCTTTATCTTGTTTCCATTTTTTTCTAATACACCGTACCCCAGTATACCATATCCAGGGTCAACACCAAGTATAGTCATATTTTTTCCTCCATGACATATATTATACAATCTTACTATTACCTTGTAATTAATAAGGGGTAATAAATTCTAAAAAATTAGTACTTGACGGAGGAGATATAAACTACAAGTACAATTAATACAGCAATACTTGCTGACAACATCATGAACATGATGTTGTTACCAAATATAGCTGAATAGCCACTTGTTAGGAAACTACCAATCGCCCAGGAAAATCCCATGGAGATGGAGGAAGCAAGAGCCTTGTTGTTGGGGAGAAGCTTTTGCGCTGTTACTATATTGGAAGACATTGTAAAGAAGCTAAAACCATCGAATAAGATAAATGACAAAATTTTAAATGGGATGCTCGGTACAAAGACAAACAAAAGTCCAAAGATACCCATTCCGAGAAAACCGATGGAATTAGTTATCTTTGAATTTGTTTTTTCAAGAACAGTTGTTCCAAGGTAGTTTGTAAAGACGCCAAGTAGCATACCAGCAGTTAATACAGAACCACCTATTACAAGGGAATTTCCAGCTTCATTCATATATATTGGAATATATGTATGAAAGATGTTCATTGAAAAGCTTCTTGTTGTAACAATTAGAAATACTGGAAAAAGCTTTAATATATCTAATTTTAAAGAAAGTTTTCTTGTAGGAATTGTTTCTTTTCTGTATGATAAAAGGCTTTTTGAAAAAAGGAGTATAAAAATAGTGACAATAACTGTTATATAGTACAATTTTTCAATACCAACTAACTTTTGATAAGCTGTAATAAATACTGGTGCTATACCAGCACCGAGTGTTCCTGCAACGGAAAACAAAGCAATATGTTTTCCTTTTTGGCTTTTCCCAGCAAATCCAGCAGTTACTGGGTGAAATGCAGAATTTAAAATTCTAACAATTGCAACAAGAGCTATGAAAATTATAAATGAATTGACAAAACCAAGGAAGGTTATAAAGAAGATTTCTAAAAGGACAATTGTAGTTATGTATAACCCATCTCTGCTTTTTTTATCAAAATATGCGCCAAAGAAAACTTGAACAAGTGATGTTAAACCACCAATTAAGGCAATAGAACTTGCAAAAGTTCTGTTGTCTATATTAAATTTATCAATAAAGTAAGGTGCAAGTGGTTTTATAAACGCGTTAAAAAAATCAGCAATGAAATGGAAAAAAGGAGCTATTAATTCCATACAATACCCCCATTATTTATTTTTCATTCAATTATATCAACTTATGTAAAATATGTCCATATATTTCGCATTGCTAATAAAATTGTATCACAAAAAATGAAAAAATAAAATGTTTATAAAAAATAAGGAGTTAAAGAATTATTTCGCCGTGGTATGTGATTGATTTGGATTATTTTTGATGCTTGATTAATAGATGTGTAGTAATGAATTTCTTTTATTTTTAAGATTTTAAAATTGTTGGTATGTTAGTAAAAAATGGCCGAGATTCTCGGCCATTTTTAATTACTTTAATTGTTTTTAATCGTATTCGCCGTGTACTTTCACAAAGTATTCTGTGTGAACATCATCAGCTGAAATATAATCCATACATAGAGGAGTAAAAGGATTATCCCCACAATGTGGCGGTTTTCTGTTGTATTTTAATATGGAAATTAGTTTATATCTAATGAACGATAGGATGAACAATCTTTCGTCTCCTCTACCATCGAATTTAGCTAAACCTGTTAAAAGTATGTACCATACAGTTTGTTCTAAATCTTCATATGAATAAACTTTGTTTTTGTACATTTTAAAATATCTTCCTGTGATGTTTTTGACTTCATTTTTGTAAGTTTGATAAATTCCCAAAATAATAACCCCCTTATTTTATACATACGTATACTTTAGTGATATATGTTAAAAATGGAGGAGGAGTTATCCTCCTCCTCCAAAAGGTTAAAACATAACTGTTGCAAGGTAATCTATCGCTGGTGAAAGGATAATTTCCAAAAATTCTCTTGGAATTTCAATATTTAAATCATCTAAAATACAATCAACAAGTTCGATCACTTCTTTTTTCTTATTTTCACCTTCTCCAGGTCTTTCCACGAGCTCCATGAAAAGGCGAATTATATTCCACAGCATATTTTTACCTTCCTTCTAATTGAATTTTTTCTTACTGAATAAGGTCAAGCAAAACATTTGTATTTGTTTCAACAACTTTTGCTTCATCAAACACATATCCTACTGGTACAAGTCCATTGTCTATTAATACCTGTGCATCTGCTTCAAGAGTAGCTGAATCAATGTTTGCAATTGGTTCAGAAAGATTAATTCTAATAGCAGTTCCATCGGTTTGGTTTCTAAATACCAAAGTAAGTCTTTTCATGTTTTATCCCCCTTTAGGTTTTTTTGAAATACTTTCATGGTGATATAATAAGTTATATAACAGCTTCATATGTAATTACTTGAGCAGTATCTACAGAATATGTAGTATACTTTTCAAGTGTTTGTGCAACAACTAATGCTTTTGCAACATCAATAGTGTCTTCTACGTTTAAAGTTTGCCTTTTGAAAACTGGATCACCGTTTACATCGGTACCAACAAGCCACTTAAGAGAAAGTCTTTTCATGTAAATCCACCTCCAAAAAATTTTTTACACACATTAACCGGTTTTTTGCGTGCATATAAATATATCTACGTGAGATTGAAAAGTTAACAGAATTGTTCGCATTTTCGATATATTGTAACAAAATATCACAAAAAATATTAACGTTAATTGCGTATTAATACTAGTAGATTTGAAGATATTTGCTATGAATTTGTCAAGATACCCAATATTAAAACTTTAGAAAGGTTATATTAATATAAAGATTGTAAGAAATTTTGGAATAACTATAAAAAAATACTTTTAAGTTAAAATGTTTGTCAACTTTCAATATTACCAGAATATTAACAATTGTCAAATAAACAATTAAATATATTCATTGATTAGGTTAAATGAGAAATAGTGGGTCAAAATATTCGTTTATTTTCTATATATTTTGAATGGTGAAATGTAAATTTTTTTAAAATATATTGACACAAATATTTTTATAGGGTATAATATTTTTCGTAAATTACGGTTGTGTATCATATTTCTTACAATATATTAAAAACAAACAAAGGTTGTCGGGGAGTAACAATGAAAGAGGTAAATCTGAGAATTCAGGTGTGAATAATACAGAAGCCTTGGATACGCAAATATATGTTGCTGTATTTATTGAAACCATTAAGTATCTTGGATAATGAGGATCGACTTTCGACAAGATTATATTTATCTAAACTGACTTGCAGGTGTTTGACATTATTAGATAATAACTTAATAACTTACGGATTACTTGATGACAATCATTAATTTCTTTGGGGGAAGATGAATGAAAATAATAAGGATAATCAACTTTATTGATATTTTCATTATTTTTATATTAAATTACTTTATATTCTCATCTGTTTTCATATCCGTTTTTCTTTCTGTTATAATATGGTTAGGAATATATGCTTTTAGGGTATACGACCACGAATATCTAAAAGATTATCATGAACAACTGATAAGGGTCTTTGCAGGAGTAATGATAGGCTTTATTGGAATATTAATATTTTATCCATTGATGGATAAAATATTAAACCGCTGGTTTTTCATATACAACGCCCTTTTTTTAATTACAACAATTCCTATTTTACACAAAATAGAATTCTTTCTTTTAATGAAAAATATTCCACAAAAAAGATACCTTGTAATAGGGGAAAAGGAAGAATTAAAAGATATACTAAACGAGATTGAAAGAAAATCACAAGGTAAAGTCAAATTTGCAGAATTTTTAAACCCATCTCCAACAGCACTTAAAGCCAAGATAAAACAGTATGATGCAATCCTTATTGCCGATCAAGAACTTGAAAGATATGTAAAAGAGCAGTTAACCGAGCTAAAGGAAAAATATGAAATAGAATACCTTCCAAACCTTGCAGAGAATATTTTAAAAAGAATACCAATAAAGGTTGCAATAAAATTTAAAGAGTACTATGAAATAGCTTTTCAAAGTACAAAAGAATCACCAGCAAAAAGATTACTTGATATATTTGTTTCAATACTTGGGTTAATATTATTTTCTCCATTTATGCTTATAACGGCAATTGCCATACTTATTGAAGACGGAAGGCCAGTTATTTTTAAGCAATTGAGGGTTGGAAAAGACAACAAGCATTTTACATTAATAAAATTCAGAAGCATGAAAAAACATATTGAAAGTAAAGCAAAATTTGCAGACCAGGAGCAAAATAGGATATTAAAAATAGGGAAATTAATAAGACCGGTTAGAATAGATGAATCTTTGCAGTTTATAAATATACTAAAAGGTGATATGAGTATCGTAGGACCAAGACCAGAACAAATACCATTTGTCAGGCAATTTGAAAAAGAAATAGAATTTTATTCTCAAAGGCATAACGTAAAGCCAGGGCTTACAGGTTGGGCACAGATAATGTATAAATATGCATCCGATTTAAATGAAGTGAAAAAAAAGCTTAGCTATGACTTATGGTATGTGAAAAATAGAAACATATTTCTTGATTTAAAAATAATTCTTCAAACACTTGAAGTTATTTTCTGGAAGAGGGGAGCGAAGTGAGTGAAAAAAAAAGTATTGATATTTTCAACAAGATTACCCTATCCACCAACTGCCGGTTTCAGAAAGAGAATACTAAAGTTTTCAGAATTTCTTTCAAATATGGGGCTTCAAGTAGATCTTTCTTTTATTCATAGTGATAGTTTAGATAATCAACTAATTAAAAAAGTAAAAAAGTTATATGATAATATATTTCCGTTTTATTTAACCAATTTTCAAAAAATTTCCGGAATGTCAAAAGCTGTTTTTAAAAATGAACCTTTACAAAGTCATCTATATTATTCAGGGAGAATTGCTCAAAAATTATCTGAAATAATTTCTAAGAACCATTACAACTTAATTTTATGGAATCATATTAGAGCCCATGAATATAGAAAACATATTTTTAATGATTTTTCGGTCCATTTGATAGATTATCATGATTCTTTAGCTTATCACTATTTGATTGGAAATAATAAAATTGGTAACTTTCTTTGGAAATCAATTTACAAAATGGAAGGTAAAAGACTTTTGGAATATGAAAAAAATATTCTTAACGATTATAAAATGGCATTTATCACATCCGTTATCGATAAGTATTTCATAGAACCAGATGATAATAAAATAAAGATTATCCCTATGGGAGTTTCGCGAGCACT from Thermosipho atlanticus DSM 15807 encodes the following:
- a CDS encoding glycosyltransferase; its protein translation is MKKKVLIFSTRLPYPPTAGFRKRILKFSEFLSNMGLQVDLSFIHSDSLDNQLIKKVKKLYDNIFPFYLTNFQKISGMSKAVFKNEPLQSHLYYSGRIAQKLSEIISKNHYNLILWNHIRAHEYRKHIFNDFSVHLIDYHDSLAYHYLIGNNKIGNFLWKSIYKMEGKRLLEYEKNILNDYKMAFITSVIDKYFIEPDDNKIKIIPMGVSRALLGMENDESDENIITFIGKMDYLPNVDAVVYFTKEILPEIDYDVKLYIIGTNPNKAVLNLQKKYSNVFVTGYIENPYKLMARSKIVIAPIRIGAGIQNKILEGMALGKPVVTFKERIKAFENIKNFQDVFAVNSSEEFVEAINSLLKNKTLRLEIGKNARNYIKENYTWKKIENKFRNYIYEVIE